A region from the Eretmochelys imbricata isolate rEreImb1 chromosome 16, rEreImb1.hap1, whole genome shotgun sequence genome encodes:
- the TMEM268 gene encoding transmembrane protein 268, with the protein MTAGDSGPHEARFFTMACESQADGAEKQSPISYCGTHAGESSLHWVKEFHNGQVLMVLTASNTCSSTFFDLELCAEKLKTFGIQMTMDQWRNLIQNAILEPEVRRYMFYNSRAFGIAIAVIFYISIWANIYSTMQLYSFGCHWEVSILVTLAAIALTIVVILIIDQHQRKIHVNTDVRLAAANEVFMKHNLLLGVADAMDRHQNVLQLCFVHFNLEQCLHSLAGYITELKRNHQSALRHNLDQFCVTMETVIQSGQGRGKESSSEESPLLPNDKKGTLACSELLQLIPEGAPEVMAQQLLVIFSGYYIRLLISGQLPQVIMLRHVEHMNIPCLCQFLETNVLDTGHCWFKAR; encoded by the exons ATGACTGCAGGAGATAGCGGTCCGCATGAAGCCCGTTTCTTCACCATGGCCTGTGAAAGCCAAGCAGATGGAGCTGAGAAACAAAGTCCCATCTCCTACTGTGGGACCCATGCAGGTGAAAGCTCCCTTCACTGGGTGAAAG AGTTCCACAATGGCCAAGTGCTTATGGTTCTCACTGCTAGCAATACCTGCTCTTCCACCTTCTTTGATCTGGAGCTTTGTGCAGAGAAACTGAAGACCTTTGGAATTCAG ATGACAATGGATCAGTGGAGGAACTTAATTCAAAACGCCATTCTGGAACCTGAAGTAAGAAGATACATGTTCTACAACTCCAGAGCTTTTGGGATAGCCATTGCTGTG ATTTTCTACATCTCAATCTGGGCAAATATTTACTCCACCATGCAGCTGTATTCCTTTGGGTGCCACTGGGAAGTCAGCATTCTGGTGACGTTGGCTGCCATAGCACTCACTATAGTTGTTATATTGATTATTGACCAACATCAAAGGAAG ATACATGTGAATACTGATGTGAGGCTGGCAGCCGCCAATGAAGTCTTCATGAAGCACAACTTACTTCTGGGGGTTGCAGATGCCATGGACAGGCACCAGAATGTTCTACAG CTTTGCTTTGTCCATTTCAACTTGGAGCAGTGTCTTCACTCCTTAGCAGGCTACATTACAGAACTGAAGAGAAACCACCAG TCAGCCCTGAGGCACAATCTGGACCAGTTCTGTGTCACTATGGAGACAGTGATCCAGTCAGgtcaggggagaggaaaggagagttCGTCTGAAGAGTCACCTCTTCTACCCAATGACAAGAAAGGGACTCTGGCATGCAGTGAACTGCTCCAGCTCATTCCAGAGGGAGCTCCAGAG GTGATGGCTCAGCAGCTGTTGGTGATCTTCAGTGGCTATTATATCAGACTCTTGATCAGTGGTCAACTCCCTCAGGTCATCATGTTAAGGCATGTGGAACACATGAATATCCCCTGCCTTTGCCAGTTCCTAGAGACGAATGTGCTTGACACAGGACACTGTTGGTTCAAGGCCAGGTGA